One part of the Bacillus sp. FJAT-45350 genome encodes these proteins:
- a CDS encoding saccharopine dehydrogenase family protein, which produces MGKALIIGCGGVATVAIHKCVQNSEVFEEICIASRTKSKCDELKAKLDGGKTKITTAQVDADNVDELIALIEEVKPDVVMNLALPYQDLTIMDACLATKTNYLDTANYEPEDTAKFEYSWQWEYRERFEKAGITALLGSGFDPGVTGVFSAHALKHHFDEIEYIDILDCNAGDHGYPFATNFNPEINIREVSANGRYWENGEWIETKPMEIKRVYDFPEIGEKDMYLLYHEELESLAVNIPGIKRIRFFMTFGQSYLTHLKCLENVGLTSIEPIEYQGQQIVPLQFLKALLPDPASLGPRTKGKTNIGCIFKGKKDGKEKTYYVYNVCDHEECFAEVGSQAVSYTTGVPAMIGAMMLMTGKWNKPGVYNIEEFDPDPFMDALNKWGLPWKESLDPELVDSEPIKEPESIR; this is translated from the coding sequence ATGGGAAAAGCACTTATAATTGGTTGTGGTGGAGTGGCTACAGTAGCCATCCATAAATGCGTTCAAAACAGCGAGGTATTTGAAGAGATTTGTATCGCTAGTCGTACGAAATCAAAGTGTGATGAATTAAAAGCAAAACTAGATGGTGGGAAAACGAAAATTACAACTGCTCAAGTTGATGCTGATAATGTAGATGAGTTAATTGCTTTAATTGAAGAAGTAAAACCAGATGTTGTTATGAACTTAGCATTACCATACCAAGACTTAACGATTATGGATGCTTGCTTAGCAACTAAAACAAATTACTTAGATACTGCGAACTACGAACCAGAAGATACGGCAAAGTTTGAATACAGTTGGCAGTGGGAATACCGTGAGCGCTTTGAAAAGGCTGGTATTACTGCACTATTAGGTAGCGGCTTTGACCCAGGTGTAACAGGGGTATTCTCTGCACATGCACTAAAGCATCACTTTGATGAAATTGAATATATTGATATTCTTGACTGCAACGCAGGAGATCATGGGTATCCTTTCGCTACGAATTTCAATCCTGAAATCAATATCCGTGAAGTTTCAGCTAATGGACGTTACTGGGAGAATGGCGAATGGATTGAAACAAAACCGATGGAAATTAAACGAGTGTACGATTTCCCAGAAATTGGTGAAAAGGATATGTACTTATTATATCATGAAGAACTTGAATCTCTTGCAGTAAATATCCCTGGCATCAAGCGTATTCGTTTCTTTATGACATTTGGGCAGAGTTATTTAACTCACCTAAAATGTCTTGAGAATGTAGGGTTAACATCAATTGAACCGATTGAATATCAAGGGCAACAAATCGTACCACTTCAGTTCTTAAAAGCATTATTACCTGACCCTGCTTCACTTGGGCCTCGTACTAAAGGAAAAACAAACATCGGTTGTATCTTTAAAGGTAAAAAGGACGGAAAAGAGAAAACGTATTATGTTTACAATGTTTGTGACCATGAAGAGTGCTTTGCAGAAGTAGGTTCTCAAGCTGTATCTTATACAACAGGTGTTCCTGCAATGATTGGTGCTATGATGCTGATGACTGGAAAATGGAATAAACCAGGCGTATATAATATAGAAGAATTTGATCCAGATCCATTCATGGATGCATTAAACAAATGGGGCTTACCATGGAAAGAAAGCCTAGACCCAGAACTTGTAGATTCGGAGCCTATCAAAGAGCCGGAGTCAATTCGTTAA
- the nspC gene encoding carboxynorspermidine decarboxylase, with translation MKFEELPTPSYVVDERLLEKNLKILNGVMERTGAKIILAQKAFSMFSMYPLVSKYLSGTAASGLYEARLGYEEMGKENHVFAPAYREDEIDEIISYCDHIIFNSFSQVEKFKDKVLQAGKSIGLRINPECSTQVGHDIYNPCATGSRFGVTIEHFRPDLLDGISGLHFHTLCQQNSDDLAKTLDAIEEKFGPWLSEMEWINFGGGHHITREDYDIPLLEECIKRMQTKYGLKVYLEPGEAVALNAGYLVTTVLDTLQNGMEIAILDTSASCHMPDVLEMPYRPPLFESGEAGEKPFTYRLGGQTCLSGDTIGDYSFDQPLKSGDRLIFGDMAIYTMVKNTTFNGMPLPSIAVQDKDGDCHIVHKFGYQDFKMRL, from the coding sequence ATGAAGTTTGAAGAGTTACCAACACCAAGTTATGTAGTAGATGAACGTCTTCTAGAGAAGAATCTTAAAATCCTGAACGGAGTCATGGAACGTACAGGGGCTAAGATCATTTTGGCACAAAAGGCCTTTTCAATGTTTAGTATGTACCCACTAGTTAGCAAGTATTTAAGCGGCACAGCTGCGAGTGGCTTATACGAAGCAAGACTAGGCTATGAGGAAATGGGCAAAGAAAATCACGTCTTTGCCCCTGCCTACCGTGAAGATGAAATCGATGAAATAATTTCTTATTGCGACCATATCATCTTTAATTCGTTTTCACAGGTTGAAAAGTTTAAAGATAAGGTTCTTCAAGCTGGTAAAAGTATAGGCTTACGCATTAATCCTGAATGCTCTACTCAGGTAGGGCATGATATCTACAACCCGTGTGCAACAGGTTCGAGATTCGGAGTAACAATCGAACACTTCCGTCCAGATTTACTAGATGGAATTTCAGGGTTACACTTTCATACACTTTGCCAACAAAATTCGGATGACCTAGCCAAAACGCTTGACGCTATTGAAGAAAAGTTTGGACCGTGGTTATCTGAAATGGAATGGATTAACTTTGGTGGTGGACACCACATCACTAGAGAAGATTACGATATTCCGTTACTTGAAGAATGTATTAAGAGAATGCAAACAAAGTATGGACTAAAAGTATATCTTGAGCCAGGTGAGGCTGTTGCTCTTAATGCAGGCTATCTAGTGACAACTGTACTTGATACACTTCAAAACGGAATGGAAATTGCGATCCTTGACACATCTGCATCTTGTCATATGCCGGATGTGTTAGAAATGCCTTACCGTCCCCCACTATTTGAGTCAGGGGAAGCGGGCGAGAAGCCATTCACGTATCGTCTTGGTGGTCAAACGTGTCTATCAGGAGATACTATCGGGGATTATTCATTCGACCAACCACTTAAGAGTGGCGACCGTTTAATCTTTGGTGATATGGCAATTTACACTATGGTGAAGAACACTACGTTCAACGGCATGCCATTACCAAGTATCGCTGTTCAAGATAAAGATGGAGATTGTCACATTGTCCACAAGTTCGGTTATCAAGATTTTAAGATGAGACTCTAG